In a single window of the Lagenorhynchus albirostris chromosome 19, mLagAlb1.1, whole genome shotgun sequence genome:
- the LOC132510134 gene encoding ferritin light chain-like translates to MSSQIRQNYSTEVEAAVNRLVNMHLRASYTYLSLGFSFHPEDLTLEGVGHFFCELAEEKLEGAERLLKMQNQHGGCALFQDMQKLSQGKTQDAVEAAVFTEENLNQALVDLHVLGSTHADPHLCDFLESHFLDEQVKFIQKMGDHLIRPPQAGWSPGWAGRAFL, encoded by the exons ATGAGCTCCCAGATTCGTCAGAATTATTCCACCGAGGTGGAGGCCGCCGTCAACCGCCTGGTCAACATGCATCTGCGGGCCTCCTACACCTACCTCTCTCTG GGCTTCTCTTTCCACCCGGAGGATTTGACTCTGGAGGGCGTGGGCCACTTTTTCTGCGAATTGGCCGAGGAGAAGCTCGAGGGCGCCGAGCGtctcttgaaaatgcaaaaccagCATGGCGGCTGCGCCCTCTTCCAGGATATGCAGAAGCTGTCCCAA GGTAAAACCCAGGACGCTGTGGAAGCCGCTGTGTTCACGGAGGAGAACCTGAACCAGGCCCTTGTGGATCTGCATGTCCTGGGTTCTACCCATGCAGACCCCCACCTCTGCGACTTCCTGGAGAGCCACTTCCTAGATGAGCAGGTGAAATTCATCCAGAAGATGGGCGATCACCTGATCCGACCTCCGCAAGCTGGCTggtccccaggctgggctgggcgagCATTTCTTTGA